DNA sequence from the Candidatus Thorarchaeota archaeon genome:
TGCATCTGTCCACATACTTCAGCCTAGCTTCATCGTAAACTCCTGGAGCGTTGTCACTTTCGAAAAACATGTAGTCCACTGGCAAACGTATAAAATTGAACCCCCAGTCATTAACCAAACTCACATCTTTCTCGGTGTAAAACGTGTCAATGCGAGGCGGCTTCAAAGTAGACTGGGAAATCCAATTTCCAAAGTTGAATCCGTGCCAAAGTCGGTTCATGAATCCTATAATGGACAAACTTATTTATAAGAAATTAGTGATGACGTAGTAAAATGGAGGAACTAAACATGGTTTTTCCTGAAAAATTTCTGTGGGGTGTTGCTCTCAGCGGATTTCAATTTGAGATGGGCGATCCTGAAGGGAGAAATATAGACGCTAACACAGACTGGTACATGTGGGCACACGATTCTACTAACATAGAGAAAGGAATAGTAAGCGGTCATCTGCCAGAGAACGGTGTTGATTACTGGAACCGCTATAAAGCGGATCATAAGATAGCTAAGGACCTTGGTCTCAACGCCTACCGAATTGGAACAGAATGGAGCAGAATATTTCCCAAGAACACAAATAACGTAAATGTTGGAGTAGAAAGAGCCACTGACGGAAACATGAACAAAATAGAAGTAGACAATTCTGCCCTCGAAAAACTCGACAAAATCGCAGACAAAGAAGCGCTTAACCATTACAGAAAAATAATAGAAAATATACGCACTAGAAACTTCAAAGTATTCGTGTGTCTAAACCATTTCACCATTCCACTTTGGCTACACGACCCCATAACCGTCCGCGACACAAAACTTCGCAATGGTCCTAGAGGATGGGTTGACGAAAACACGGTAATCGAGTTCACCAAGTACGCGGCGTACATTGCATGGAAATTAGGCGACATTGTCGATTGCTGGGTCACCTTCAACGAACCCACAGTCATGATCGAAAGCTTCAGCGTCAGAATGTTTAAAAATTTTCCACCAGGCTTAGAAAATCTCGAAGCCTCTAGAAAAGTCCTTACACACATAGCTATTGCGCATGCACGAGCGTATGATGCAATAAAGAAGTGGGACAAAAACAAAGCAGATGAAGACAGCCTCTCACCGGCAGAGGTAGGGCTGATACACGTAGTA
Encoded proteins:
- a CDS encoding glycoside hydrolase family 1 protein, translating into MVFPEKFLWGVALSGFQFEMGDPEGRNIDANTDWYMWAHDSTNIEKGIVSGHLPENGVDYWNRYKADHKIAKDLGLNAYRIGTEWSRIFPKNTNNVNVGVERATDGNMNKIEVDNSALEKLDKIADKEALNHYRKIIENIRTRNFKVFVCLNHFTIPLWLHDPITVRDTKLRNGPRGWVDENTVIEFTKYAAYIAWKLGDIVDCWVTFNEPTVMIESFSVRMFKNFPPGLENLEASRKVLTHIAIAHARAYDAIKKWDKNKADEDSLSPAEVGLIHVVIPAKPLDPKRESDVKAAEFFSQMHNHCLIQAFTSGWLNDNFDGIKKREEIKSYLGRRLDW